From a single Streptomyces rubradiris genomic region:
- the ccsB gene encoding c-type cytochrome biogenesis protein CcsB: MNLAAATNERLANVSNTLIYSAMAVYTLAFFAHIAEWLFGSRSKVGRTAAALTADAAKAASGPAATVKKARTTAVLERPQVVVRSAAGSRDVPDGPGAHGGTEMGDLYGRIAVSLTVLAFAIEAGGVLTRALSVERAPWGNMYEFNITLTTVAVGVYLVLLTLKKNVRWLGLPLATTVLLDLGLAVTVLYTASDQLVPALHSYWLYIHVSTAIFCGAVFYVGAVGTVLYLFKDSFENKLASGGTPGRFANSVLDRLPSAASLDKFAYRVNAAVFPLWTFTIIAGAIWAGNAWGRYWGWDPKETWSFITWVAYAGYLHARATAGWKGRKAAYLALAAFACWIFNYYGVNIFVSGKHSYADVGLGALQPVGF; the protein is encoded by the coding sequence GTGAATCTCGCCGCCGCGACCAACGAGCGTCTCGCGAACGTCAGCAACACGCTGATCTACTCCGCGATGGCCGTCTACACCCTGGCGTTCTTCGCGCACATCGCCGAGTGGCTCTTCGGCAGCCGCAGCAAGGTCGGCCGTACCGCCGCCGCGCTCACCGCCGACGCCGCCAAGGCCGCGTCCGGCCCGGCCGCCACCGTGAAGAAGGCCCGCACCACCGCCGTACTGGAACGCCCGCAGGTCGTGGTGCGCTCCGCCGCCGGCTCCCGCGACGTGCCCGACGGGCCCGGCGCACACGGCGGCACCGAGATGGGCGACCTCTACGGACGCATCGCCGTCTCCCTCACCGTCCTCGCCTTCGCCATCGAGGCGGGCGGCGTACTCACGCGTGCCCTGTCGGTGGAGCGGGCGCCGTGGGGCAACATGTACGAGTTCAACATCACGCTCACGACGGTCGCCGTCGGCGTGTACCTGGTCCTGCTCACGCTGAAGAAGAACGTCCGCTGGCTCGGCCTGCCCCTGGCCACCACCGTCCTGCTCGACCTCGGCCTCGCCGTCACGGTCCTCTACACGGCGAGCGACCAGCTGGTGCCCGCCCTCCACTCGTACTGGCTGTACATCCACGTCTCCACCGCCATCTTTTGCGGCGCGGTCTTCTACGTCGGCGCCGTCGGCACGGTCCTGTACCTCTTCAAGGACAGCTTCGAGAACAAGCTCGCCTCCGGCGGCACCCCCGGGCGCTTCGCCAACTCCGTCCTGGACCGGCTGCCCTCCGCCGCCTCTCTCGACAAATTCGCCTACCGCGTCAACGCCGCCGTCTTCCCGCTGTGGACGTTCACCATCATCGCGGGCGCGATCTGGGCGGGCAACGCCTGGGGCCGCTACTGGGGCTGGGACCCCAAGGAGACCTGGTCCTTCATCACCTGGGTCGCCTACGCCGGCTACCTGCACGCCCGCGCCACCGCCGGCTGGAAGGGCCGCAAGGCCGCCTACCTGGCCCTGGCCGCCTTCGCCTGCTGGATCTTCAACTACTACGGCGTCAACATCTTCGTCTCCGGCAAGCACTCCTACGCCGACGTCGGCCTCGGCGCCCTCCAGCCGGTCGGTTTCTGA
- a CDS encoding glycoside hydrolase family 6 protein produces MTARSLRRGTATVLAALAACAALTATRAEAAPAPGELTPATRFYADPHGKAAEQALVDLRNGDLTNAANMAKVASWPQATWFTEGTPEEVRGKVDALVRRAGAAHRTPVLVAYNVPGRDCSQYSSGGAASSAAYRQWIDAFAAGIGDRDAVVVVEPDGLALLPKDCGPATDPTGELTALRVADLAYAVRTLKAGPRTAVYLDAGNVQWRAVGDIAQRLLDAGVRQGDGFSLNVSNMHPTDHNARYGTWVAKCMWFATEGPEWARGHADWCASQYYSSAAPNDGTPGNSVSSADPATWRWTDAWYDQNAGTPPAGALSHFVIDTSRNGRGAWTPEPGKYSGDPEPWCNAPGRGLGPRPTADTGVPLVDAYLWVKVPGESDGSCTRGTGGTIDPEYGIVDPPAGAWWPDQAHALARNAVPRLTFNH; encoded by the coding sequence ATGACAGCACGCAGCCTGAGACGCGGCACGGCCACCGTCCTCGCCGCGCTCGCCGCCTGCGCGGCGCTCACCGCCACACGGGCGGAGGCGGCACCGGCACCGGGCGAACTCACCCCGGCGACCAGGTTCTACGCGGACCCGCACGGCAAGGCCGCCGAGCAGGCCCTCGTGGACCTGCGCAACGGCGACCTGACGAACGCCGCGAACATGGCCAAGGTCGCCAGCTGGCCGCAGGCCACGTGGTTCACCGAGGGCACGCCCGAAGAGGTGCGGGGCAAGGTGGACGCACTGGTCCGCCGGGCCGGCGCCGCGCACCGGACCCCCGTGCTGGTCGCGTACAACGTCCCGGGCCGGGACTGCTCCCAGTACTCCAGCGGCGGGGCCGCCTCCTCCGCCGCCTACCGGCAGTGGATCGACGCCTTCGCCGCCGGCATCGGCGACCGTGACGCGGTGGTCGTCGTGGAACCCGACGGCCTGGCCCTGCTCCCGAAGGACTGCGGACCGGCCACCGACCCGACCGGCGAACTCACGGCCCTGCGCGTCGCCGACCTCGCCTACGCCGTCAGGACCCTGAAGGCCGGGCCGCGTACCGCCGTCTACCTGGACGCCGGCAACGTCCAGTGGCGGGCCGTCGGCGACATCGCCCAGCGGCTGCTGGACGCCGGGGTCCGCCAGGGCGACGGCTTCTCGCTGAACGTGTCCAACATGCACCCCACCGACCACAACGCCCGGTACGGCACCTGGGTGGCCAAGTGCATGTGGTTCGCCACCGAGGGCCCCGAGTGGGCTCGCGGCCACGCCGACTGGTGCGCCAGCCAGTACTACTCGTCCGCCGCGCCGAACGACGGCACCCCCGGCAACAGCGTCTCCTCCGCCGACCCCGCCACCTGGCGGTGGACCGACGCCTGGTACGACCAGAACGCGGGCACGCCACCGGCCGGCGCGCTGAGCCACTTCGTCATCGACACCAGCCGCAACGGCCGCGGTGCCTGGACGCCGGAGCCGGGCAAGTACAGCGGCGACCCGGAGCCCTGGTGCAACGCGCCCGGCCGTGGCCTCGGCCCGCGCCCCACCGCCGACACCGGCGTCCCGCTCGTGGACGCCTACCTGTGGGTCAAGGTCCCCGGCGAGTCCGACGGCAGCTGCACGCGCGGCACCGGCGGCACGATCGACCCCGAGTACGGCATCGTCGACCCGCCCGCCGGCGCCTGGTGGCCCGACCAGGCGCACGCCCTGGCCCGCAACGCGGTACCGCGCCTGACCTTCAACCACTGA
- a CDS encoding glycoside hydrolase 43 family protein, whose amino-acid sequence MVPSWPHQPLSRRSALTAATGLAAGAVLPLGGVAPDAAATSASSAATYTNPVIWQDFADIDVIRVGDTYYASASTMHYSPGAPVLRSYDLVNWEIAGHSVPVLDFGAKYDLNGARGYVRGIWASSLAYRPGNRTFYWLGQIDFAKTYVYTATAAEGPWSRLTTIGTAYYDAGLLVDTDDTLYVAYGNTTINVAQLSADGRTQVRTQQVFTTPSSVGTLEGSRFYKINGQYYIFLTRPANGQYILKSSSGPFGPYTMRQVLLDLRGPIPGGGVPHQGGLVQTQNGAWYYLAFVDAYPGGRMPALAPVTWTSDGWPVVQLVNGAWGTTYPSPAVPAPPRPVTPMTGVDTFNNTTLSPRWEWNHNPDNTKWSAGNGLTLRTATVTNDLYWARNTLTHRVQGPTSTATVQLDHSAMRDGDRAGLALLRDSSAWIGLKRDGGVTRIAMVGGLTMDTNWNTTGTGTELASAPVSGSRIWLRASADIRPGAARPGTFSYSTNGTNFTRLGPDFTMGNDWRFFMGYRFALFNHATQALGGAVRVTRFELSTP is encoded by the coding sequence ATGGTTCCGTCATGGCCGCACCAACCACTGTCCCGTCGCAGCGCGTTGACGGCCGCCACCGGTCTGGCCGCCGGTGCCGTCCTCCCGCTGGGCGGGGTGGCCCCCGACGCCGCCGCCACCTCCGCCTCCTCCGCCGCCACCTACACGAACCCGGTGATCTGGCAGGACTTCGCGGACATCGACGTCATCCGCGTCGGTGACACCTACTACGCCTCGGCCTCGACCATGCACTACTCGCCGGGCGCGCCCGTGCTGCGCTCGTACGACCTGGTGAACTGGGAGATCGCCGGCCACTCGGTGCCCGTCCTGGACTTCGGCGCCAAGTACGACCTGAACGGCGCCCGCGGCTACGTCCGCGGGATCTGGGCGTCGTCGCTGGCCTACCGGCCGGGCAACAGGACCTTCTACTGGCTCGGCCAGATCGACTTCGCCAAGACGTACGTCTACACGGCCACCGCCGCCGAGGGGCCGTGGAGCCGGCTCACGACGATCGGCACGGCCTACTACGACGCGGGGCTGCTCGTCGACACCGACGACACCCTGTACGTGGCGTACGGGAACACCACCATCAACGTGGCCCAGTTGTCGGCCGACGGCCGCACCCAGGTCCGTACGCAGCAGGTGTTCACCACGCCGTCGAGCGTCGGCACCCTAGAGGGCTCGCGCTTCTACAAGATCAACGGCCAGTACTACATCTTCCTGACCCGTCCCGCGAACGGTCAGTACATCCTGAAGTCGTCCAGCGGCCCCTTCGGCCCGTACACCATGCGACAGGTCCTCCTCGACCTGCGCGGTCCGATCCCCGGCGGTGGCGTCCCGCACCAGGGCGGGCTGGTGCAGACCCAGAACGGCGCCTGGTACTACCTGGCCTTCGTCGACGCCTACCCCGGCGGCCGGATGCCCGCGCTGGCGCCGGTCACCTGGACATCGGACGGCTGGCCCGTCGTACAACTGGTGAACGGCGCCTGGGGCACCACCTATCCCAGTCCGGCCGTGCCCGCTCCGCCCCGCCCCGTCACCCCGATGACCGGGGTCGACACCTTCAACAACACCACCCTCTCCCCGAGATGGGAGTGGAACCACAACCCGGACAACACCAAGTGGTCGGCCGGCAACGGCCTCACCCTGCGGACGGCGACCGTCACCAACGACCTCTACTGGGCCCGCAACACCCTCACCCACCGCGTCCAGGGCCCCACCTCCACGGCCACGGTCCAGCTCGACCACTCCGCGATGCGGGACGGCGACCGGGCCGGACTGGCGCTGCTGCGTGACTCCTCCGCGTGGATCGGCCTCAAGCGCGACGGCGGGGTCACCCGGATCGCCATGGTCGGCGGACTGACCATGGACACCAACTGGAACACCACCGGCACCGGCACCGAACTGGCGAGCGCGCCCGTCTCCGGAAGCCGGATCTGGCTGCGCGCGAGCGCCGACATCCGTCCCGGCGCGGCACGCCCCGGCACCTTCTCCTACAGCACCAACGGCACGAACTTCACCCGCCTCGGGCCGGACTTCACGATGGGCAACGACTGGCGGTTCTTCATGGGCTACCGGTTCGCCCTCTTCAACCACGCCACGCAGGCGCTCGGCGGCGCGGTCCGCGTCACGCGGTTCGAGCTGTCCACGCCCTGA
- a CDS encoding ATP-binding protein, whose protein sequence is MSAARARQLVRAALSVWNLSDLADDGALIVSESVTNAVQHTRRDSIRVVMDRPDRVRARIGVVDFPKARPEREVRGLDDDGGRGLASVGEPAEERGTDPLPWGKRVWAELRKAHG, encoded by the coding sequence GTGAGCGCCGCCCGGGCCCGACAACTGGTCCGCGCGGCATTGAGCGTGTGGAACCTGTCGGACTTGGCCGACGACGGTGCCCTGATCGTCTCCGAGTCGGTGACCAATGCGGTCCAGCACACCCGACGGGACTCCATCCGGGTCGTCATGGACCGCCCCGACCGGGTGCGTGCGCGCATCGGCGTCGTGGACTTCCCGAAGGCCCGGCCGGAGCGCGAGGTGCGGGGCCTCGATGACGACGGCGGGCGCGGTCTCGCGTCGGTGGGAGAGCCGGCCGAGGAACGAGGCACCGATCCGCTGCCGTGGGGGAAACGGGTCTGGGCGGAACTGCGCAAGGCACACGGATGA
- a CDS encoding glycoside hydrolase family 6 protein — protein sequence MRRRIRALVAGLFALPLALAVAPSAHAADPTTMTSGFYTDPDSSAKRWVAANSGDGRAAAIDSAIANTPTARWFGSWSGSIGTATGAYAGAADAQDKLPLLVAYNIYNRDYCGGHSAGGASSASAYATWISQFAGGIAGRPAVVLLEPDSLGDYGCMTQAQIAERQSMLTGALAQFSRQAPNTWVYLDAGNPGWASAATMAQRLNDAGLRQAHGFSLNISNYFTTAENTAYGNAVNSELSRRYGYTKPFVVDTSRNGNGSNGQWCNPAGRRTGTPTRLGGGAEMLLWIKVPGESDGNCGVGTGSSAGQFLPEVAYKMIYGY from the coding sequence ATGCGCCGCAGAATCCGCGCCCTGGTGGCAGGCCTGTTCGCTCTGCCGCTGGCACTCGCCGTCGCCCCGTCCGCCCACGCGGCCGACCCGACCACCATGACCAGCGGGTTCTACACGGACCCCGACTCCAGCGCGAAACGGTGGGTCGCCGCCAACTCCGGTGACGGCCGGGCCGCCGCGATCGACTCCGCGATCGCGAACACGCCGACGGCCCGCTGGTTCGGCTCCTGGAGCGGCAGCATCGGCACCGCCACGGGGGCGTACGCGGGGGCCGCGGACGCCCAGGACAAGCTGCCCCTCCTCGTCGCCTACAACATCTACAACCGCGACTACTGCGGCGGGCACTCCGCCGGCGGGGCCTCCTCGGCGTCCGCGTACGCGACCTGGATCTCCCAGTTCGCCGGCGGCATCGCCGGCCGCCCGGCCGTCGTGCTCCTCGAACCGGACTCCCTCGGGGACTACGGATGCATGACGCAGGCGCAGATCGCCGAGCGCCAGTCCATGCTCACCGGCGCCCTCGCCCAGTTCAGCCGCCAGGCCCCCAACACCTGGGTCTACCTGGACGCCGGCAACCCGGGCTGGGCGAGCGCGGCGACCATGGCCCAGCGCCTCAACGACGCCGGCCTCCGCCAGGCCCACGGCTTCTCGCTCAACATCTCCAACTACTTCACCACGGCCGAGAACACCGCCTACGGCAACGCCGTCAACAGCGAACTGAGCCGCCGCTACGGCTATACGAAGCCGTTCGTCGTGGACACCAGCCGCAACGGCAACGGCTCCAACGGCCAGTGGTGCAACCCCGCGGGCCGCCGCACCGGCACCCCGACCCGGCTGGGCGGAGGCGCGGAGATGCTCCTGTGGATCAAGGTCCCGGGCGAGTCCGACGGCAACTGCGGTGTCGGAACCGGCTCCTCGGCCGGGCAGTTCCTCCCCGAGGTGGCCTACAAGATGATCTACGGCTACTGA
- a CDS encoding cytochrome c biogenesis protein ResB has protein sequence MAVAGHLPARQEEPGREFKGSDGKLCKQQLKVGDTMNLPGGAGSVTSTASRSGPAFQVTRPPGSGWALGGAVVAVFGLAGSLFIQRHRI, from the coding sequence ATCGCGGTCGCAGGGCATCTACCAGCTCGACAAGAGGAACCTGGAAGAGAGTTCAAGGGCTCCGACGGCAAGCTGTGCAAGCAGCAGCTCAAGGTCGGCGACACCATGAACCTCCCAGGCGGCGCGGGCTCTGTCACCTCGACGGCGTCCAGGAGTGGGCCGGCCTTCCAGGTCACGCGGCCGCCCGGCAGCGGCTGGGCGCTCGGCGGTGCCGTCGTCGCCGTCTTCGGCCTGGCCGGCTCCCTGTTCATCCAGCGCCACCGCATCTAG
- a CDS encoding LacI family DNA-binding transcriptional regulator: protein MAQGAPRRQPTLDEVAEHAGVSRSVASRALNNAPHVSRAKREAVERAVRQLGYVPNPTARALATRQTGAAALVVSGEDPSIFADPFFAQVIVGASAALEEADLHLMLCLAASERGRKRVAELLRGKGADGVMLMALREDDPLAEAAEQAEMPVVFGGRPVGSTPRWYVDADNTGGAREATEYLLSRGCRRVATICGRLDTEAGRARYRGYRDAMLGAGVVPLPAQEADFTEAGGAAAMAALLAGHGDVDGVFAANDNMAVGALRTLREAGRAVPAEVAVVGFDDLAAARVADPPLTTVHQPVTALGREMARMLVAVVGGQDPTPLILPTRLVVRASA, encoded by the coding sequence ATGGCACAGGGTGCGCCGCGTCGGCAGCCGACGCTGGACGAGGTGGCCGAACACGCCGGTGTCTCGCGCTCCGTGGCCTCCCGGGCGCTCAACAACGCCCCGCACGTCAGCCGCGCCAAACGCGAGGCGGTCGAACGGGCCGTCCGGCAACTCGGTTACGTACCCAACCCGACAGCGCGCGCCCTGGCGACCCGGCAGACGGGAGCCGCCGCCCTGGTCGTCTCGGGAGAGGACCCGTCGATCTTCGCGGACCCGTTCTTCGCCCAGGTGATCGTCGGGGCCTCGGCCGCCCTGGAGGAGGCCGACCTGCACCTGATGCTGTGCCTGGCCGCGTCCGAGCGGGGCCGGAAGCGGGTGGCGGAACTCCTGCGGGGCAAGGGCGCCGACGGCGTCATGCTGATGGCGCTGCGCGAGGACGACCCGCTGGCCGAGGCGGCCGAGCAGGCCGAGATGCCCGTCGTGTTCGGCGGCCGCCCGGTCGGCTCCACGCCCCGCTGGTACGTGGACGCCGACAACACCGGCGGGGCCCGCGAGGCGACCGAGTACCTCCTCTCCCGCGGCTGCCGGCGCGTAGCCACGATCTGCGGGCGGCTGGACACCGAGGCCGGGCGCGCCCGGTACCGCGGCTACCGGGACGCCATGCTGGGCGCCGGTGTCGTCCCCTTGCCGGCCCAGGAGGCCGACTTCACCGAGGCCGGCGGGGCCGCCGCCATGGCGGCGCTGCTGGCCGGACACGGGGACGTCGACGGGGTGTTCGCGGCCAACGACAACATGGCGGTGGGGGCGCTGCGCACGCTGCGCGAGGCGGGCCGGGCGGTCCCCGCCGAGGTGGCGGTGGTCGGCTTCGACGACCTCGCCGCGGCGCGGGTCGCCGATCCGCCCCTCACCACCGTCCATCAGCCCGTCACGGCGCTCGGCCGGGAGATGGCGCGCATGCTCGTCGCGGTCGTGGGCGGGCAGGACCCCACCCCGCTGATCCTGCCCACCCGCCTGGTGGTCCGCGCGAGCGCCTGA